CGAAGAGCCGCTGGGAGTATCGCTGCTGCAACTGCATCGCTCGCCATCAGAACGAGAAACAGGAGCACCAAAAAAACACCATGAGGAGAACGAGGAGGGCACTTCGTTCCATAGTTCTCCTTACGCGGTCCACCAATACCAATGGGTTTCTCGGGGCGGTGACTCCTGAGCCGATAGGCTACGAGAAACGGTGTGTGACATTGGGTAGCAGTAGCGTTTGCACACAGATAAACAGCAGTCTTTGTATCCGTATGTATCGCTGCAAAACAAAGAAGAATTGAAGTAACGACTCACAGAGATCATCAGTCTATTGTTGCGGATACTGTCAGTCGCACGTGCGTATCGGCGCACCGACGCCACGACGGCAGGGATGTGGTGTCGGTGGGCAACGAGAAGAGCGAGGTCGAGAATCACGTAGAGTCCACTTAAGAAACGTACCCCTTCGTACTGTACGATTTCTCTACTCAGAATCCCCTGTGAGACTCGTGGTAAGTACAGCGACGGACTGAACGATAACTCTGGTATCTACGTTGGACGCCTCCCGATGAGTACTCCCGTCCGTAGTGATAGAACGGGCTTCAATGGAGACATTCGATTTCGTCACCTGATTCAGGGGTGCTGGTACCGCCATCACAGCCAAAGTTATCGTAGGAAATATCGGTGATAATAGATCCGTGGGTGTTTCTAACGCATACTGTCCCGTTCACACCGAGTACTGATGTGGCCGATCCGGCATCGAATCCGGCATACCGAAGATAGGCTGGCGGGCTCGACGTTAGAGTCGCATCTTCTCCTTCCCGAGTTAAGAGAATGAGTTGTGCGCTTGGTTCGAGTATGAGCTTCTCCATCTGATACGTATGATCGGAAGGATACTCAACAGCGTATCCTGACACGTCCAGGGAATCTTCGGAAACGTTCTCGAGGAGGAGATACTCACCATCGATGAATTCACGATCGATTTCATCTGCGTAGACGCCAACGAAGCGCAATCCGACATCTGGTGTCCCTTTCCCGGTTCCCTCAGCCTCGTTCTCATCTGGATCTGATACGCTCCTTCCCTCAAATGCAGTAAGACACCCACTGGTTCCCGTGGCTACTCCCACAGAACTCAATGTAAGGAACTTGCGCCGGTTCATATGTAATTTCAGTTTGACATCACTAAAGCACTTTCCAAAGGTCAAGTCTCCATTTGACTCGTTGGTTGTGACTCTTTGCTGACAGCAACAGTTCCTCTCAGAAGAGAGAATGCTCAGTTTGCATCCGCGTTAATCGAATAGATTATAACCGCTTTCCGTCCAGATTCTACGATATAGTCGTATTATATACCGCTATTTATTGTATAAAATGTATTGTTCATCCCCATAACTCACGTTAAGCGGTGATATGTACTTTTCCGCTTCAAAACGACACCACTGTCGATCTCTGTAGAATGCGCCCTTCACTCATGGGTGTGAGTTAGCCTTATGGGGCTTCTGCTAGTATGAGAGTCCAATGAATCAACGCAGTACGCCCAGCGAACAGCCTGATGTCCTGAGTCTTGATAACGGGCTCGAAGCACTCCGTCAAAGTTCGGAGTTTCGCGGGCCGGTCGAACCCCTCGATGACCACGACCACTCTAACGACCATTTCGCACTCGTCTACGAAACCAACGAAGAACTCCTCTCCTCTGCGATTCCGTTCATTCGCCAGGGGCTCGAGCGGGGCGAAAAGTGTATGTACGTTATTGATGGGAGTACGAGAGAAAAGATAGAGGGTGCGATGCGAGAGAAGGGTATCGATGTCAATGACGCTCTCGAATCCAGCGCACTGGTGTTCAAAACCGCCCAAGAGACGTATCTCAAAGGAGGTACCTTCGATGCCGACGAAATGATGGAGAGATACGCCAACGCTATCGAGGAGGCCACCCAGGAGTTCGAGGCGTTCCGACTGGTCGCCGAGACGTCTTGGATCGTCGAGGACGACCTGACGATTGAGGAGTTCATGGAGTACGAAAGCCAGGTGAACGATATCTTCGAGGGCGAGGATGCGATTGCGCTCTGTCTCTACAATCGCGAGTTGTTCCCGGCAGAGGGAATCCGTGATATCGTCCGGGTCCATCCTCACCTCATTCACGATAACACTGTCTGCCACAATTTCTACTATACTCCGCCGGAGGAGTTCTGTGGACCCGCCCAACCGGCTCACGAAGCCGACCGAATGTTGGGGACGTTGAAAGAGCGGACTGAGGCGAAAACAGAAGTCGTCGAACACAAGCGCTTCCTTCAGGAACTCAACGGGATTACGGGTAGTCCGGACCTTTCATTCGAGGAGAAACTCGACAGCGTGTTCGAACTTGGGTGTGAGTGGTTCGATCTCGAACTGGGGGCTCTCAACCGCGTCGACCCCGAAGATGATCGATTGCGGGTCGAGTATATCAACGGTGAGCACGAGTACTACAAACCCGGCGCTGAATACCCCCTCTCACAGACGTACTGTATCGCTGCCGCGGATATCAAAGAAGCCGCGAGCGTGTCTGATCCTACCGAAGAGGGATTCGATGACCTCGAAGTCTACGAGGAGTTCGGGGTCGAGACGTATCTGGGTACGTACATTCCGATCGAGGGCGGCGTAGACAGAACATTCGCCTTCATCGCCTCCGACTCGCGAGTGGACCCGTTCTCCGAGGATGACCGGGCGTATCTCGAACTGATGGCCCAGTGGGTGAAGTACGAACTCGAACATCAGCAGCATCACCAGGAACTCGAAGAGACGGTCACGAAACTCCAACAGTCGAACGACCGGCTGAAACAATTCGCCTATGCTGCCTCGCACGATCTGCAAGAGCCGCTCCGGATGGTGTCGAGCTATTTACAGCTCCTCGAGAACCGATACAAGGACGATCTCGATGAGCAGGCACAGGAGTACATCGATTTCGCAGTCGATGGAGCGGACAGGATGCGGGCGATGGTCAGCGACCTGCTCTCCTTTTCGCGGGTCGAACAGGCGGACGAGGAATTCGAACCTGTCGAGTGTGACGTCGTCCTCGGACAGGTTATAGACGATATACAGGTGCAAATCGAGGAGAACGACGCCGAGATCACCATTGGTTCGCTTCCGACGGTCCTCGCGGATAGCGAGCAACTCGAGCAGTTGTTCAACAATCTTGTTTCCAACGCCATCAAGTACAACGACAGTGATCCACCGCGAGTAGAAATCGATGCCGAGGAGCGGCCCGACCGCTGGAAGTTCACCGTCGCCGACAACGGGATCGGCATCGATCCGGACAAGACCGACCAGATATTCGAAGTCTTCAAGCGACTCCACCACGACGACGAGTATCCGGGAACTGGTATCGGACTCTCGTTGTGCCAAGAGATCGTCGAGAACCACGGCGGCGAGATCTGGGTAGAGTCCGAGCAGGAGAACGGATCGACGTTCTGTGTGTCACTCCCGAAACCGGCAACGGACTGATGGGAGCACAAACCGCTATGGATAATATCGATATTCTGCTGGTTGAGGACAACCACGGCGATATCCACTTGATCGAGCAGGTGTTCGAAGATCGAGATCTTCTGGGCGAATTACATTCCGTACAAACGGGGGAAGAGGCGCTCGACTGGCTCTACCGGCGCGACGAATTCGCGGAGACCCCTCGACCCGAACTCGTTCTCCTAGATTTGAATCTACCGGCAGCCAGTGGGCAAACCGTGCTCGAGGAGATCAAGTCCGACCCGCGCCTGAAGCGGATTCCGGTGGTCGTACTGACGGGATCAGAGTCCGAAGATGACCTGATCAGGGCGTACGAGGCGTACGCTAACGCGTACCTTCTCAAACCCGTCGATCCGGACGAGTTCGCGGACCGTATTCAGGCAGTCGTAGAATTTTGGCTATTCACTGCGACACTGCCTCCTGTTTCTGCGGATGATAACGACCAGTGAACCTGGAATGAGGGAATCACCATCGTTAGTGAACGGGTTACTATCTCCAATCTACTACGGGTGATAACGTGTCGTCGGCATCACCAGGAAGCCGCGACTATCCAACAGTGAACCAAGTGACCAGCAGCCGGAAGATCTTCGGTCGCTGATCTCTAAATGCGGGAACTGAAGACGACGATTCCGACCGCCTATTGCTCCGTTGTTCAACTTTGTTGAGAGAGATGAAATCCAGCATGGACTCTCTCATATTCGAGCAGGCATTGAAGCGGAAGCGAAAGCTGAAGCCCGCGAGACGGGGACCGATAGATGACAGTGTACGTTGAAACCGACTTTCTACTCGCGCTCGCTAAGGACTCGGACTGGTTGCAGCAATCGGCGGAGGACGAACTCGACGAATACGACGTCGAAACGTCGGCATTTTCCTATCTCGAACTGCTTCTCGCCCGAGAACGGTACGAGTTCGAGCACGCCTCACTCGTGGCAAACCTGCTCGAACTCGTCCCTGTACGGGACGAAGAAGAGCGACAAATCGTCCTGAAAGCTGTCAACTACTACGACGAGGGGATGACATCGTTCGACGCGTTCCACGCCGCGACTGCGGAAACGCGTGGTATGGATGTGCTCTCATTGGGGAACGACTATGAAGACATCAAGGTAGAGCGGGTTCCGCTAGAACCGGCCGATGAATAACGCAGAAATAGCTGTGTCATATGGTATCAATTCTCGCGCTGCTCGACCTTGTTCAGGCCTATAACTCACGTTACACTGTTCTGTGTACTTTGCCGCTTTCCCGATCTGTTGTCTATCGTCTGCGACGAGCGTGACGTATCTCCTGGGCTTTAACCGTGCACGTAGTACTGTGTACTACGATGGCGACGAAAACGATTTCACTTGACGAAGAAGCCTACGATCGACTGAAGGCTCGGAATTATCACGAGAAACACTAAATATTTCAACCGTGTCGATGACCTCGAGGTACGGTCGTACTAGTGGGGATCTTCCGCTGAAGTAGTTGCTATCGATTCTCCCGCTGCTCTACTTTGTTCAGTTCGATCAACAGGCGAAAGATCGCCTTCACGAGGTTGGCGTCGACGTCGAACTGTTCGGCGTTGTGGCCGGCCCGGTCCATCACCTGCTGTTCCTGCTGTTCGTCCGTCGTCGGAAGATCTCGTTCGTCTTTGACCTGCGCGATCGTATCCGCCACGTAGGTGCGCTGGGCGATCAGTTCGACGATCTCGCGGTCGATCGTCTGGATCTCTTCGCGAAGTTCGTCGAGGCTCATCTCCTCTGGCGTGCGATTCGAGTCGGCGGTCCCGTTCGTAATATCGTCTCCAGTCATGTCGTTCGTGTCCCGTCCGTTCGAGTGCGAAGTAATCGTGTCGTTCCGTCCCGTTCGTTCCACCGCTTCCTGACGGTTTCCAGCGTCGGCCGATCGCCGACGGCGACGTAACTCGGGCCCGTGCCGGAGAGCGAGACGCCCGTCACGTCGGGGAGGGCGTCGATCATCGGCCCCGTCGGAAATCCGAGTGCGCCACTGAAGGCGAATCCGTTGACGGTCATCGCCTCGCCGTACCGGCCGTCGAGCGCGAGTTCTTCGACCAGGTCGGCCATCGGAGCGATCCGTTTGCAGGCGTCGACGTCGGCGTCGGCGCTGAACGATTGCTCCGGCGGCGTG
The nucleotide sequence above comes from Halosolutus halophilus. Encoded proteins:
- a CDS encoding chorismate mutase; its protein translation is MTGDDITNGTADSNRTPEEMSLDELREEIQTIDREIVELIAQRTYVADTIAQVKDERDLPTTDEQQEQQVMDRAGHNAEQFDVDANLVKAIFRLLIELNKVEQRENR
- a CDS encoding PIN domain-containing protein, with product MTVYVETDFLLALAKDSDWLQQSAEDELDEYDVETSAFSYLELLLARERYEFEHASLVANLLELVPVRDEEERQIVLKAVNYYDEGMTSFDAFHAATAETRGMDVLSLGNDYEDIKVERVPLEPADE
- a CDS encoding MEDS domain-containing protein — encoded protein: MNQRSTPSEQPDVLSLDNGLEALRQSSEFRGPVEPLDDHDHSNDHFALVYETNEELLSSAIPFIRQGLERGEKCMYVIDGSTREKIEGAMREKGIDVNDALESSALVFKTAQETYLKGGTFDADEMMERYANAIEEATQEFEAFRLVAETSWIVEDDLTIEEFMEYESQVNDIFEGEDAIALCLYNRELFPAEGIRDIVRVHPHLIHDNTVCHNFYYTPPEEFCGPAQPAHEADRMLGTLKERTEAKTEVVEHKRFLQELNGITGSPDLSFEEKLDSVFELGCEWFDLELGALNRVDPEDDRLRVEYINGEHEYYKPGAEYPLSQTYCIAAADIKEAASVSDPTEEGFDDLEVYEEFGVETYLGTYIPIEGGVDRTFAFIASDSRVDPFSEDDRAYLELMAQWVKYELEHQQHHQELEETVTKLQQSNDRLKQFAYAASHDLQEPLRMVSSYLQLLENRYKDDLDEQAQEYIDFAVDGADRMRAMVSDLLSFSRVEQADEEFEPVECDVVLGQVIDDIQVQIEENDAEITIGSLPTVLADSEQLEQLFNNLVSNAIKYNDSDPPRVEIDAEERPDRWKFTVADNGIGIDPDKTDQIFEVFKRLHHDDEYPGTGIGLSLCQEIVENHGGEIWVESEQENGSTFCVSLPKPATD
- a CDS encoding lamin tail domain-containing protein — protein: MNRRKFLTLSSVGVATGTSGCLTAFEGRSVSDPDENEAEGTGKGTPDVGLRFVGVYADEIDREFIDGEYLLLENVSEDSLDVSGYAVEYPSDHTYQMEKLILEPSAQLILLTREGEDATLTSSPPAYLRYAGFDAGSATSVLGVNGTVCVRNTHGSIITDISYDNFGCDGGTSTPESGDEIECLH
- a CDS encoding response regulator; protein product: MDNIDILLVEDNHGDIHLIEQVFEDRDLLGELHSVQTGEEALDWLYRRDEFAETPRPELVLLDLNLPAASGQTVLEEIKSDPRLKRIPVVVLTGSESEDDLIRAYEAYANAYLLKPVDPDEFADRIQAVVEFWLFTATLPPVSADDNDQ